A region of the Carya illinoinensis cultivar Pawnee chromosome 16, C.illinoinensisPawnee_v1, whole genome shotgun sequence genome:
ATTTAGGCCAGGTACTGGTCATAAAATGGGATCTATTGGAAAATCTGAAATATGATTAGCAGTAAGACAATTTGAAACTAGCTCAGTCTTTATATATCAGTCCACAGCAATGTTTATTATCTTGCCAAATGAGAACTTGACACGCAACCAGATCCTTGAATCTCCATCCTAGACTCCTAATACATTTGCCATTGCTTATTGCAGGGTAGGTAAAAGGGAAAAATGATCTTGAAGTTTACTAACTAATCACTAAACCATACAGAAATCCTTCAAAGAGTAAGTTTACAATGTGGTTTGGTGCAAATTTTCATATAGATTGGTGAAGCTGCTTCACTGTTCTCCATCTGTGCAAAACATTGCCAAAAACATCATAGAACATGATTTTCGCATCTTTCTTGGTCAACCGCACAGACATAAAACCCTGCCCATCATAGAAGAAATTTAGACGACCTCCATTCAGTCCTTTAATGTCTCCCCTCCATGCCTTGGACCCAGCTCCACTTGTTAGAAATTGTATACCGCTGTCACAAGTTTCAGCAttagttaaatacatatttgGTACCATTTTATGCAATGGTGAAAACTCACATTTTGTTTACCTGTCACTGTCGCTTATATGCTCAAGACAATGGTCATGTCCATTCATGTAAAAATCCACATTGTTGGCCTGTTATTTTGCATTATATTAGTAAGTTTTAGATTCAATCAAATTCAAACCCTTTTCTGCTGTATATAAGAACTGAAAAAGTGCTTGCTGACAATGAAATTAACCTGAAGAATTGGGAGAAGCCACTTTTCAAGTTCCTTTGTATCACCATGATGTCCGACACTTCTAATGGCATGGTGACCAACAACAATTTTCCACCTTGCAGTTGATTCCTCCAGTGCTGATTCTACATCCTACATATTACAAAGATTTACAAGGAAAAAACATACAGAGTGCTTCATCAACATAGTTTTAGAATCAGGCTATAAGCTGGAAGTTGCCACAGGTATATGGAATCAGCTTAACATCTGATTTCTAATTACCTTGTACATCAAATTCTAAGTAAATTGAACCGATCCCAAAAATCTTCAAAActccattaaaaaaacatacCTTTAATAGGTTTGCAGTGTAACCCTTGCGAGATTGGATGCCCCTCCAATCATAAGTATGGCCGTCTGTATCAGTAACGTAATCATTGACAAAAGGAGTGGTGTCCATAAATATAATCTCTGCTAATTCTACAAAACACAGGTAAAAAGGAAAGTTAAATATGATCAGGCTTCAAAAGTTTCAATGTCCATTAGACAACCCTCCATTGAGAAATCCTTGAATGTAAGACCTGTTTACCAGAATTCACAATAAAAGATCTCAGACAAATCCATCTGCTATCAATTTTCCTGAGGAGAGGGCTCAACTGTGCC
Encoded here:
- the LOC122299372 gene encoding purple acid phosphatase 17-like; amino-acid sequence: MAVLFQKSITFCLLSAIAFVLCFFHTSAELQRFGPPAKSNGSVSFLVVGDWGRRGEFNQSQVAYQMGRIGEKLDISFVVSTGDNFYDNGLSSVQDTAFVESFTKIYTAKSLQKLWYSVLGNHDYRGNVEAQLSPLLRKIDSRWICLRSFIVNSELAEIIFMDTTPFVNDYVTDTDGHTYDWRGIQSRKGYTANLLKDVESALEESTARWKIVVGHHAIRSVGHHGDTKELEKWLLPILQANNVDFYMNGHDHCLEHISDSDSGIQFLTSGAGSKAWRGDIKGLNGGRLNFFYDGQGFMSVRLTKKDAKIMFYDVFGNVLHRWRTVKQLHQSI